The following are encoded together in the Saliniramus fredricksonii genome:
- a CDS encoding D-alanyl-D-alanine carboxypeptidase family protein yields the protein MARIVVLLIAVIVTVFPVERADADERPEWVAGTPALVADLDSGRVLYSQNPTLPWYPASLTKLMTAYVAMDEARNGRVRMDDMFTVSARAAGEPPSKMGFSPGTQIRLDNALLIIMVRSANDVATTIAEGIAGSVDDFVAIMNFHAARLGMHDTYFTNAHGLPDARKRTTARDMAILARALYREFPEQRDLFGLDSIRYGSSTMRNHNGLIGRYAGTTGMKTGYICSSGFNVVVTAERRGRRLVAIVMGAPSSAERTIRSAALLEHGFSRLGWGGTTLEALPRQGGIAPPDLRPVTCGRNPPSSITLPQAGTERFAFAGGSGSSPLLPQVDLPDRPPANPVRVWTGATPPGAQEPVPAPAAAARAAASVPLPPPRPF from the coding sequence ATGGCGAGAATTGTGGTTCTCCTGATCGCGGTGATTGTCACCGTGTTCCCGGTCGAGCGGGCTGATGCCGACGAGCGGCCCGAATGGGTCGCGGGCACACCGGCACTGGTGGCCGATCTCGATAGCGGGCGGGTGCTGTATTCCCAGAATCCGACGCTGCCCTGGTATCCGGCCTCGCTCACCAAGCTGATGACGGCTTATGTGGCCATGGACGAGGCGCGCAACGGGCGCGTGCGCATGGATGACATGTTCACCGTCTCGGCCCGCGCCGCAGGCGAGCCGCCCTCGAAGATGGGTTTCTCGCCTGGCACGCAGATCCGCCTCGACAATGCGCTGCTGATCATCATGGTGCGCTCGGCCAATGACGTCGCCACCACCATTGCCGAGGGGATTGCCGGATCGGTCGATGATTTCGTCGCGATCATGAATTTTCACGCGGCGCGGCTGGGCATGCACGACACCTATTTCACCAATGCCCACGGCCTGCCCGATGCCCGCAAGCGCACGACAGCGCGCGACATGGCGATCCTCGCCCGCGCGCTCTACCGCGAATTCCCCGAGCAACGCGACCTGTTCGGACTCGATTCGATCCGTTACGGCAGTTCCACCATGCGCAACCATAACGGCCTGATCGGGCGTTATGCGGGAACGACGGGGATGAAGACCGGCTATATCTGCTCTTCCGGCTTCAACGTGGTGGTCACCGCAGAGCGGCGCGGGCGCCGGCTGGTGGCGATCGTGATGGGTGCACCTTCGTCGGCGGAGCGCACGATCAGGTCGGCTGCGCTGCTCGAACACGGTTTCTCGCGGCTGGGCTGGGGCGGGACCACACTGGAAGCCCTGCCGCGTCAAGGCGGGATCGCCCCGCCCGATCTGCGCCCGGTGACCTGCGGGCGCAACCCGCCTTCCTCGATCACCCTGCCGCAGGCGGGTACGGAGCGCTTCGCCTTTGCCGGCGGTTCAGGTTCCTCGCCGCTTCTGCCGCAGGTCGACCTGCCAGACCGACCTCCCGCCAATCCCGTACGGGTCTGGACCGGAGCAACGCCGCCGGGCGCGCAAGAGCCTGTTCCCGCGCCTGCCGCAGCCGCGCGCGCCGCCGCGTCCGTGCCCCTGCCGCCGCCGCGTCCTTTCTGA
- a CDS encoding M48 family metalloprotease: MWNSVKPIKRSLSRLAAISAAAFMLAGCVGAGTGSVFSANTQAPLVAALDTAQAREHAQLVATFGGEYDSPRLRRLLNGIVDDLIPATPQPDLRIRVTILDSPAVNAFALPDGRLYVTRGLIALANDSAEIAAVMAHEIAHVTLRHASTRSELQMRSDLVARVVADVLRDQRAVENVRAASRVDIARFSREQEFEADAEGIATLARAGYDPYGATRFLGSLERWEGLSQVRTGAQMQQSAYDMFATHPATGQRIDAARVLARQLAERAGAGDARGRDVYLAAIDGTTFGDGAADGLVRGGRHYVHGRLRIGFSAPEGFALDNSSRAVLGSSADESRRILFDLVEAEPGQDLESVLASTWTDDLTAEDVRRLTVNGLETATARSQGQDWHFRIAALRHDGGIYRLIFAHRPQDGAADRLFEETLSSIRAMSARDIAAFQPPRIRIHRAGSRDDVASMARRMTGARQSVSVFRVLNGLDADAAITPGRSYKIVVE; encoded by the coding sequence ATGTGGAATTCCGTGAAACCGATCAAGCGAAGCCTGTCGCGACTTGCCGCGATTTCCGCTGCGGCATTCATGCTCGCGGGTTGCGTCGGCGCAGGGACGGGCAGCGTCTTCTCGGCCAATACGCAAGCCCCCCTCGTCGCGGCGCTTGATACGGCGCAGGCGCGCGAGCATGCGCAACTCGTGGCGACGTTCGGCGGCGAATACGATTCACCGCGCCTGCGCCGCCTGCTCAACGGCATCGTCGACGATCTGATCCCGGCCACCCCTCAGCCCGATCTGCGCATCCGGGTGACGATCCTCGATTCGCCCGCCGTCAACGCCTTCGCCCTGCCCGACGGACGCCTCTACGTCACGCGCGGACTGATCGCGCTGGCCAATGACAGCGCCGAGATCGCGGCGGTGATGGCGCATGAAATCGCCCATGTGACGCTGCGGCATGCCTCGACGCGGTCCGAATTGCAGATGCGGTCCGATCTTGTCGCCCGCGTCGTCGCGGATGTGCTGCGTGATCAGCGTGCGGTGGAAAATGTCCGCGCCGCCTCACGTGTGGATATCGCCCGTTTCTCGCGCGAACAGGAATTCGAGGCGGATGCCGAGGGCATCGCCACCCTCGCCCGCGCGGGCTATGACCCTTACGGCGCGACGCGATTCCTCGGTTCGCTGGAGCGCTGGGAGGGGTTGTCGCAGGTACGAACCGGGGCGCAAATGCAGCAGAGCGCCTATGACATGTTCGCCACGCATCCCGCCACCGGCCAACGTATCGATGCCGCACGGGTGCTCGCGCGCCAGCTCGCCGAGCGGGCCGGTGCGGGCGATGCGCGCGGGCGCGACGTTTACCTCGCCGCGATCGACGGCACGACCTTCGGGGACGGTGCCGCTGACGGGCTGGTGCGCGGCGGGCGTCACTATGTGCACGGACGGCTGCGCATCGGCTTCAGCGCGCCGGAGGGTTTTGCCCTCGACAATTCCTCGCGCGCCGTGCTCGGCAGCTCCGCTGATGAATCGCGACGCATTCTCTTCGATCTCGTGGAGGCCGAGCCGGGGCAGGATCTCGAATCCGTACTCGCCTCGACCTGGACCGACGATCTCACGGCGGAGGATGTGCGCCGCCTCACAGTCAATGGTCTCGAGACCGCGACGGCGCGCTCGCAGGGGCAGGACTGGCATTTTCGCATCGCAGCCCTGCGCCATGATGGGGGAATCTACCGGCTGATCTTCGCCCATCGCCCGCAGGACGGCGCAGCCGATCGGCTGTTCGAGGAAACCCTGTCGAGCATAAGGGCCATGAGCGCCCGCGATATCGCCGCTTTCCAGCCGCCGCGCATCCGCATCCATCGCGCCGGATCACGCGACGATGTCGCCTCCATGGCCCGCCGGATGACCGGGGCCCGACAGAGCGTCTCGGTATTCCGGGTTCTCAACGGACTCGACGCCGATGCCGCGATCACGCCGGGCCGGAGTTACAAGATCGTGGTGGAATGA
- a CDS encoding LytTR family DNA-binding domain-containing protein: MREWFDDPAKKEALRSLAGAAFAAALMTALGPFGTYEALETPARALYWFTVIGLIWLQSDLVTRFLERALAGRLPRPNLTIPAIAALIVALPATAVVIVVTQLMMPGVQISLGQTLWQVFVVILVFSLAFNNLGGATSEAAAEGEALEAERRMEEARLREEAGLREDARAMPRNDANIPPPAPDTRFRRRFPAGLTGRLLCLEMEDHYLRIHTDKGSDIILMRMSDAEEELSDVEGLRVHRSWWVAREAVTGVKRDGTRLLLQLENGLEIPVGKTYRGALRDAGWQNVAS; encoded by the coding sequence ATGCGTGAATGGTTCGACGATCCGGCCAAAAAGGAAGCGCTGCGTTCACTTGCGGGCGCGGCTTTCGCGGCTGCGCTGATGACCGCGCTGGGGCCCTTCGGCACCTATGAAGCGCTGGAGACGCCGGCCCGCGCGCTCTACTGGTTCACGGTAATCGGGCTGATCTGGCTGCAGAGCGACCTCGTCACCCGTTTTCTGGAACGCGCGCTTGCCGGGCGCCTGCCGCGTCCCAATCTGACCATACCGGCAATCGCGGCGCTCATCGTGGCCCTGCCGGCGACCGCCGTGGTGATCGTCGTCACCCAATTGATGATGCCGGGCGTGCAGATCAGCCTCGGTCAGACCCTGTGGCAGGTCTTCGTCGTGATCCTCGTCTTCAGCCTCGCCTTCAACAATCTGGGCGGCGCCACCAGCGAAGCCGCAGCCGAGGGCGAAGCGCTCGAAGCCGAACGGCGCATGGAGGAGGCGCGCCTGCGCGAGGAAGCGGGCCTGCGCGAGGACGCGCGCGCCATGCCGCGCAACGATGCCAATATCCCGCCCCCTGCCCCGGATACGCGCTTTCGCCGGCGCTTCCCTGCGGGCCTGACGGGGCGTCTGCTTTGTCTGGAGATGGAGGATCACTATCTGCGCATCCATACCGACAAGGGCTCCGACATCATCCTGATGCGGATGAGCGATGCCGAGGAAGAGCTTTCCGATGTGGAGGGGCTGCGCGTGCATCGCTCATGGTGGGTTGCGCGCGAAGCGGTGACGGGCGTCAAGCGCGATGGCACGCGCCTGCTGCTGCAGCTTGAGAACGGGCTTGAGATCCCCGTCGGCAAGACCTACCGGGGCGCATTGCGTGATGCGGGCTGGCAGAATGTGGCGTCTTGA